The sequence TGGGAAATGCTACCCTGGTACGAGACTCCCGAGTCGGTAGGCGGCATGCTGATAATGAGGGAGATCATCACCCAAAGACTTCAGGCCGAGCGGCAACTCCAATACAGCGAAGCGAAGCTGAACGCCTTGGTGAACACCGCCGTGGACGGGATCATAACCATCCAGGGTGACGGGACCATCGAATCCGTGAACAATTCCGCACTTGGTATCTTTGGGTATTCACAAGAAGAGTTGATCGGACAAAACGTCAGCCTCCTCATGCCCGAACCAGAGAGCAGCAACCACCAAACAGCTATCAGAAATTATTTAAACACGGGCAAGGGGACAGTGGTTGGTTTGGGGGGGCGTGAAGTGTTGGGTTTGCGAAAGGATGGCTCCACTGTGCATCTTGAGCTTGCCGTCAACGAGATGCGCGTGGGCGAAGCCCGCATGTTTACGGGAATTCTCAGAGACATCACCGAAAGGGTGAAGGCCCGGGAGGACTTGCGGACAGCCAACGCATTGCTTGAGGAGAAACAGCGCCGCTTGGACGCGGACCTGTCGGCTGCCTCAGTAATACAACGAGCTCTCCTGCCACTATCGCCATTCTGGGAGGATAGGCTTGACGTTGCCTGGCGGTTCGAGCCGAGTTCCGCACTCGGCGGAGACATTTTTAATATCGTAGAACTTGATGGCAGCCATGTGGGCGCCTACATCATGGATGTCAGTGGGCATGGTGTTCCTTCAGCCCTTGTCAGCGTTCTGGTTCACCAGGCGATGTTGCCTGGCGTGGGGATACTGACTCGCTCGGCCCCCGGGGGGGGGGGAGTTTCCATCGTCTCCCCAGGCGAGGTGATGAGAGTGCTCAATTACGAAGGTTATTTCGAGCGTTTCGAGAAGTTCTTCACCATGTTTTACCTCGTGCTCGACATCTCCACTGGAAGTTTTGAGTACTGCAATGCGGGGCACCCTCCACCCTTGTTTATGAAAAATGACGGCAACTTGACCTTTCTTGCCGAGGGAGGGCCAGTCATCGGGGTAGATGGAGAGGAGCCCTTTCGTGTGGGAAGTGGCGTCCTGAGCCTGGGTGACTGCCTTCTTCTCTACACGGACGGGTGCCCCGAACATATGAATCCCGCAGGCGAACAGTTCGGGGAGGTGAGACTTAGGGAAAGCATGATTCGATCCTGTGGCGACACTGCGGAATCTCTTGTCAGGGAGGTAGGCGCGGCAATGGATGAGCATGGACGCGGCAATGCCTATGAAGATGACGTATCGCTTCTGTGCCTGAAATTATTACGCTGCGAATAACTACAGGGTGCTACAGTACACCAGGACGAGAGAATTGTAGCTTATATACAGTTTGTTCTCGAGTTCTTTGATGGCATAGAGATACTGCATGGCAAAGCTGTCGGTGTATACGTTCTTGAAAAGCTCGATATACATTTCGGGCTCCACTGCCTGGCGCAACTC is a genomic window of Desulfovibrio sp. containing:
- a CDS encoding PAS domain S-box protein; this encodes MQFPREASLSDHLFSVISAATHVSIIATDQSGIITLFNVGAENILKYTSEEMVGLKTPTEFHLDSEVTAHGDYLSEKFGRRIEGFDVFVELARQGSYEAREWTYVRKDGSHVPVLLTVTGIPDGQGGFKGFLGIAVDISEQKENEAALRQSDARLRLFVEHTPAAVAMLDRDMRYLLVSQRWLKDYGLEGQVVIGRSHYDVFPDTPRLWKDMHVRCLQGETFRNERDVFMRQDGSVEFLRWEMLPWYETPESVGGMLIMREIITQRLQAERQLQYSEAKLNALVNTAVDGIITIQGDGTIESVNNSALGIFGYSQEELIGQNVSLLMPEPESSNHQTAIRNYLNTGKGTVVGLGGREVLGLRKDGSTVHLELAVNEMRVGEARMFTGILRDITERVKAREDLRTANALLEEKQRRLDADLSAASVIQRALLPLSPFWEDRLDVAWRFEPSSALGGDIFNIVELDGSHVGAYIMDVSGHGVPSALVSVLVHQAMLPGVGILTRSAPGGGGVSIVSPGEVMRVLNYEGYFERFEKFFTMFYLVLDISTGSFEYCNAGHPPPLFMKNDGNLTFLAEGGPVIGVDGEEPFRVGSGVLSLGDCLLLYTDGCPEHMNPAGEQFGEVRLRESMIRSCGDTAESLVREVGAAMDEHGRGNAYEDDVSLLCLKLLRCE